One genomic segment of Sminthopsis crassicaudata isolate SCR6 chromosome 2, ASM4859323v1, whole genome shotgun sequence includes these proteins:
- the GPRIN1 gene encoding G protein-regulated inducer of neurite outgrowth 1, producing the protein MGSTKETASLQLLPQEPGPHLPQVAQSASLCDHVRSCQTMDLAMRNCCVSELSLPSEAGSSEPQGQPKKEASEVSLGPGHPSEPAELVSGSEKHLPLSSKGLDPSGSSLICSSDSKCPSPSPTWTTSGKEESGKEASLVPPEEPPKKETVIEPSGPLPASASGKPDPVSYEKKDPTSSGKISSVILENMDRMSSEKNDPASVQMKDSLSSGTSDPVLLRKDSPMSLEKGDPVGSGKTNLLTQEKEYSMSMGKKDPISLEKADPSPSEKANSIPSGKTDPMVIGKMDSLPLGKEVAIVSEMADAVSEGKVRPGSLGKEDSTSRGNVDPVPMSKADPVSAGTVDSVASGKANSTSLEKVDPKPLRKEDAIVSGKAASVSAGKVHPGSSGKQDSPGQIDSMPLGKANPTSSGEKSLLSLGKVDLVSLGGADSISPEKVDSVSMRNVDPISLGKADSFSSEKAKLIPSGKMEPVLSGKTDPIPLGKTDPFSLKKEDPISVPLGKLDHVSSDKGEPMSLEKTDSVSLKKVDPISSDKVDPMSLEKINPASSGKTDPRPLENVDPVPLQKTELTSPRKEDPMSSEKLNFLPLKVDPKSLGKANPTSMKELDAASFGKADLVSSKKSPASKELSPENSSQNLASPKPETMPPSSDSQKWNKEMAICGTPQDTHADFSHKAATALLATGHETPSVQIPGTQVTIKESQKTVSVPPSQGWSLGYSPQSDLQKMNPGGPAGSGAEGIPLSPEGIQELPGAPQKAVGPTPVREVRTRDNFTKVPSWDVSTPQQDAGTQADTRAACVSVAVSPMTPQDGSGPTTFSFQPTAQNVPASHSPGLLLSKKDVEMQVSMGVETRSVATGPMTPVTTSPQASYPEVQVRASEEAPEPVREVSWDEKGMTWEVYGASMEVEVLGMAIQKHLEKQIEEHGRQGGPSGPQLPSTRAGSLRGGPRPGEAKRPPSLFRSLLQSMRRPRCCSRAGPTAE; encoded by the coding sequence ATGGGCAGCACTAAAGAGACAGCCAGCCTGCAGTTGTTGCCTCAAGAACCTGGGCCCCACCTGCCACAGGTAGCTCAGTCTGCCTCTCTCTGTGATCATGTTAGGAGCTGCCAAACTATGGATCTGGCCATGAGGAATTGCTGTGTGAGTGAGCTGAGCCTCCCTAGTGAAGCAGGCAGCTCTGAGCCTCAAGGTCAGCCCAAGAAAGAAGCCTCTGAGGTGAGTCTGGGACCTGGTCACCCCTCTGAGCCGGCAGAATTGGTATCTGGATCAGAGAAACATTTACCACTGAGTTCAAAAGGACTGGATCCTAGCGGAAGCTCCCTGATTTGTTCCTCTGATTCCAAGTGCCCCAGCCCCTCTCCCACTTGGACCACCAGCGGAAAGGAAGAGTCAGGAAAAGAGGCCAGTTTGGTGCCCCCAGAAgagccccccaaaaaagagacaGTAATAGAACCTTCAGGTCCACTGCCAGCTTCAGCTTCAGGGAAGCCAGATCCTGTGTCCTATGAGAAAAAGGATCCTACATCCTCGGGGAAAATAAGTTCTGTGATTTTGGAGAACATGGATCGTATGTCCTCAGAAAAAAATGATCCTGCCTCTGTGCAGATGAAGGATTCCTTGTCCTCAGGAACATCAGACCCTGTGTTACTAAGGAAGGATAGTCCTATGTCACTGGAGAAAGGAGATCCAGTAGGTTCAGGGAAAACGAATCTCTTGACCCAGGAGAAAGAATACTCGATGTCCATGGGAAAGAAGGACCCTATTTCTTTAGAAAAAGCAGATCCTTCACCCTCAGAGAAGGCAAACTCGATACCTTCTGGGAAGACAGACCCCATGGTAATAGGGAAAATGGATTCTCTGCCCTTGGGGAAGGAGGTTGCCATTGTCTCAGAAATGGCAGATGCTGTGTCTGAAGGGAAAGTACGGCCAGGATCATTAGGGAAGGAAGATTCCACTTCCCGAGGGAATGTTGATCCTGTGCCTATGAGCAAAGCAGATCCTGTGTCTGCAGGGACAGTAGATTCTGTGGCCTCAGGGAAAGCAAATTCCACATCCCTTGAGAAAGTGGACCCCAAGCCCTTGCGGAAGGAGGATGCCATTGTCTCAGGAAAGGCAGCTTCAGTGTCTGCAGGGAAAGTACATCCTGGGTCCTCAGGGAAGCAAGATTCCCCAGGACAAATAGATTCTATGCCTCTGGGAAAGGCAAATCCCACATCCTCTGGGGAGAAGAGTCTGTTGTCCTTAGGAAAAGTCGATCTAGTGTCCTTGGGAGGGGCAGATTCCATTTCTCCGGAGAAGGTGGATTCTGTATCCATGAGAAATGTAGATCCCATCTCCTTAGGAAAAGCAGATTCCTTTTCCTCAGAGAAAGCAAAACTTATTCCCTCAGGAAAGATGGAGCCTGTGCTCTCAGGAAAAACAGATCCCATCCCTTTGGGGAAGACAGACCCCTTTTCCTTGAAGAAGGAAGATCCCATTTCTGTACCCTTGGGGAAGCTGGATCATGTTTCCTCGGACAAGGGAGAACCCATGTCCTTGGAGAAGACAGATTCTGTCTCCTTAAAGAAAGTGGATCCTATTTCCTCAGACAAAGTAGATCCCATGTCCTTAGAGAAGATCAATCCAGCATCCTCAGGAAAAACAGATCCCAGACCCTTGGAAAATGTTGATCCTGTACCCTTGCAGAAGACAGAACTCACATCCCCAAGAAAAGAAGACCCTATGTCTTCAGAGAAGTTGAACTTCCTGCCCTTAAAAGTGGATCCCAAGTCTTTGGGGAAGGCAAATCCCACATCTATGAAAGAATTGGATGCTGCATCTTTTGGGAAAGCAGACCTTGTGTCCTCTAAGAAGTCTCCAGCTTCAAAAGAACTTTCTCCAGAAAACTCAAGTCAGAACTTAGCCTCCCCCAAACCAGAGACAATGCCTCCTTCCTCTGACTCCCAGAAATGGAACAAAGAAATGGCTATTTGTGGAACCCCCCAGGACACCCATGCAGATTTCAGCCATAAGGCAGCCACAGCACTCCTTGCCACTGGACATGAGACCCCCTCAGTGCAGATCCCTGGGACCCAAGTAACCATAAAGGAATCTCAAAAAACTGTGTCTGTACCCCCAAGCCAAGGATGGTCATTGGGGTACTCCCCACAATCAGACTTGCAGAAGATGAACCCAGGTGGCCCTGCTGGGTCTGGAGCAGAGGGAATCCCACTGAGCCCAGAGGGGATCCAAGAGCTTCCTGGAGCCCCACAAAAAGCAGTGGGCCCAACTCCAGTCAGGGAAGTCAGGACTAGGGATAATTTCACCAAAGTACCGTCCTGGGATGTGAGCACTCCCCAGCAGGATGCTGGCACCCAGGCAGACACACGAGCTGCCTGTGTGTCTGTGGCGGTGAGCCCCATGACTCCCCAGGATGGCTCAGGCCCCACGACCTTCAGCTTCCAGCCCACTGCTCAGAACGTTCCAGCCTCTCACAGCCCTGGCCTCCTGCTATCCAAGAAGGATGTGGAAATGCAGGTATCCATGGGTGTGGAGACCCGGTCAGTAGCCACTGGCCCCATGACCCCAGTGACCACATCTCCCCAGGCCTCATATCCAGAAGTACAGGTGCGAGCATCTGAGGAAGCCCCTGAGCCTGTTCGGGAGGTCAGCTGGGATGAGAAGGGCATGACATGGGAGGTGTATGGGGCCTCCATGGAGGTAGAGGTGCTGGGAATGGCCATCCAGAAGCACCTGGAAAAGCAGATCGAGGAGCATGGGAGGCAAGGGGGACCCTCTGGGCCACAGCTACCCAGCACTCGGGCTGGCTCTCTCAGAGGTGGCCCCCGGCCCGGGGAAGCTAAACGCCCCCCCAGCTTGTTCAGGTCCCTATTGCAGAGCATGCGGAGGCCTCGGTGCTGCTCCCGGGCCGGCCCCACAGCCGAGTGA